The Candidatus Limnocylindria bacterium genome contains a region encoding:
- a CDS encoding helix-turn-helix domain-containing protein: MSDTRYLAIAFSSRIANGHLRTAVTAAAPADAKVVRTRSDVVAAVFEVDEDVDARSEGERLRRRVSKEADDDQLSVAVSGPKRGATGAHLALLQAEQAVSLARTNGGKAKTTHFDDLGPYRFVLGQPESDIEAFAERVLGPLADDERYADLVRTLEAYLKLHGSVNGVARELYLHRNTVRQRLRRIGQLTGAKLSSADDRLA, encoded by the coding sequence ATGAGTGACACGAGATATCTGGCGATCGCATTCTCGAGCCGGATCGCCAATGGGCATCTGCGGACAGCGGTGACCGCGGCCGCCCCGGCCGACGCGAAGGTCGTCCGGACGCGCTCGGACGTGGTTGCGGCGGTCTTCGAAGTGGATGAGGACGTCGACGCGCGCAGCGAAGGGGAGCGGCTGCGCCGTCGCGTCTCGAAGGAGGCGGACGACGACCAGCTCTCGGTCGCCGTGTCGGGTCCGAAGCGCGGGGCGACCGGCGCGCATCTCGCGCTCCTCCAGGCCGAGCAGGCCGTCTCGCTCGCGCGCACGAACGGCGGCAAGGCGAAGACGACGCATTTCGACGACCTCGGTCCGTACCGGTTCGTCCTGGGCCAGCCGGAGAGCGACATCGAGGCGTTCGCCGAGCGCGTGCTCGGACCGCTCGCCGACGACGAGCGGTACGCCGATCTCGTCCGAACGCTCGAGGCGTATCTCAAGCTCCACGGCAGCGTGAATGGGGTAGCGCGCGAGCTGTACCTGCACCGCAACACGGTGCGGCAGCGCCTGCGTCGCATCGGTCAGCTCACGGGCGCGAAGCTCAGCAGCGCCGACGACCGCCTCGC